DNA sequence from the Xenopus tropicalis strain Nigerian chromosome 4, UCB_Xtro_10.0, whole genome shotgun sequence genome:
TCTGACTCAAAGTGCAAAGAATTAGCAGGGAGGTATATTATAGCGCATAAGTACAAGATTTGACATATTAAGGCACCTCTCCTCCTTCCTTTAACATAAAATCACTTTCTGCAGAACCTCATAGTATTGCAGGCTCTTTGCAACAGAACTATGGCCGACAGCTATCCAGTTAAGAAGCCAAGCTCTTCTCCTGCCAGGGCACCGCTATTCTATTCCAACCATGCTATTGAACCAGAAAGAGTGGAGATGTTGCAACATCAGAACATCCCAGGTCCACATTGTCAATCTACTGTGATGACCATATCAGCTACTGAATTACCCGTGAGAGATCACTTGGTATGGTCCATTGCCAACACCTTCTGCATGAATGTATGCTGCCTCGGCTTGATCGCAATATTATTCTCCGTCAAGGTGAGAGGAAATGTAACTAAAGCTAACTCAGCGAGCAGTTGTGGGCACAGTAGAATGAGGCAGAATTGTAACTATCAAAGTAATAGACACAATAGCTGCGGAGGGAAGCAGCCCCCGGGCCCTCAGTGGTGTTCAGTTTTAGTATAATCACCTGATTATATTACCTATGGTTTGGGGATAAAAAGATTATTTTgtaggtttctgaataatggatctttccgtaatctggatctccataacttaagtctactaaaaatcatttaaatattgaataaacccaataggattgttttgcctccaataaggattaattatatcttagtaatcTTTTAGTAAAATCACCTGATTATATTACCTATGGTTTGGGGATAAAAAGATTATTTTGTGGGTTACACGTCTGTACTATAAATTTTGACAAATTTAGTAATCTTTTTGCAACATCATACATAGACGTATCAGAAAATGTTTTCTATGGCACAGAATGAATACAGAGAAAGTGAATAGAAAGTGAAtagattttgtatatatatatatatatatatatatatatatatagcaacaaaaAGTACTCAacaggctactaaatgccagaaagtcccctgccatagacaatactgagaatgacctctgttaaaacacacagtcagtatcagtaaatgatcagccttgtctatttctgtagccgtgacaagtagctgctactagtagctctgtgtgtcttcacccttattaaCACATTGTACAGAGAAAGGCCAATTTTTCAGTCCTTGTTAGGACAAAAAAGTTGAACCGTCTCTGTACAATGtgttaataaagaaaatgtaaccatATCTACAGGGAGTGCTGGTCCTCTAACTACTTTTTAGAGGTATATATTAATTTTGACCATGCACCCTGTTTTGTATTTCTTGAGCATTGGAGTGCAGGCACTTAATGAActaatatagatatgtatatatttatatatcatccaTTAATGTATATGTGTATTGCTTGCAACAATATTGACAATACACTGAGATTACATGAATAAGAGAACACAGTTTATATTCTCCCCTGGCCCAATTATGGTGTAACACAAGTCTGCTTCATATATTTGCTGGATAGGCAAGAAAggtacataaatagatagatgatagatagatagatagataatagatgatagatagatagatataattttatataaatatacagtggaggaaataattatttgacccctcactgattttgtaagtttgtccaatgacaaagaaatgaaaagtctcagaacagtatcatttcaatggtaggtttattttaacagtggcagatagcacatcaaaaggaaaatcgaaaaaataactttaaataaaagatagcaactgatttgcatttcattgagtgaaataagtttttgaacccctaccaaccattaagagttctggctcccacagagtggttagacacttctactcaattagtcaacctcattaaggacacctgtcttaactagtcacctgtataaaagacaactgtccacagaatcaatcaatcaagcagactccaaactctccaacatgggaaagaccaaagagctgtccaaggatgtcagagacaaaattgtagacctgcacaaggctggaatgggctacaaaaccattagcaagaagctgggagagaaggtgacaactgttggtgcgattgttcgaaaatggaaggagcacaaaatgaccatcaatcgacctcgctctggggctccacgcaagatctcacctcgtggggtgtcaatgattctgagaaaggtgaaaaagcatcctagaactacacgggaggagttagttaatgacctcaaattagcagggaccacagtcaccaagaaaaccattggaaacacattacaccgcaatggattaaaatcctgcagggctcgcaaggtccccctgctcaagaaggcacatgtgcaggcccgtctgaagtttgccaatgaacacctgaatgattctgtgagtgactgggagaaggtgctgtggtctgatgagaccaaaatagagctctttggcattaactcaactcgctgtgtttggaggaagaaaaatgctgcctatgacccccaaaacaccgtccccaccgtcaagcatgggggtggaaacattttgctttgggggtgtttttctgctaagggcacaggacaacttattcgcattaacgggaaaatggacggagccatgtattgtgaaatcctgaacgacaacctcctttcctctgccaggaaactgaaaatgggtcgtggatgggtgttccagcacgacaatgacccaaaacatacagcaaaggcaacaaaggagtggctcaagaagaagcacattaaggtcatggagtggcctagtcagtctccggaccttaatccaatagaaaacctatggagggagctcaagctcagagttgcacagagacagcctcgaaaccttagggatttagagatgatctgcaaagaggagtgggaccaacattcctcctaaaatgtgcgcaaacttggtcatcaattacaagaaacgtttgatctctgtgcttgcaaacaagggtttttccactaagtattaagtctttttttgttagagggttcaaaaacttatttcactcaatgaaatgcaaatcagttgctatcttttatttaaagttattttttcgattttccttttgatgtgctatctgccactgttaaaataaacctaccattgaaatgatactgttctgagacttttcatttctttgtcattggacaaacttacaaaatcagtgaggggtcaaataattatttcctccactgtatatatacaggtatatgacctgttatccagaatgcctgggagcATTTAAGGTTtcttttctgtaacttggatccccttaccttaaggggctgatttacttacccacgaacgggtcgaatggagtccgattgcgtttttttcgtaatgatcggtactttgcgattttttcgtatgttttttcggattctttacgaatttttcgttaccaatacgatttttgcgtaaaaacgcgagttttcctatccattacgaaagttgcgtaaaaagttgcgcattttgcgtagcgttaaaacttacgcgaaaagttgcgcatttttccttaacgctacgaaaaatgcgcaacttttcgcgtaagttttaacgctacgaaaaatgcgcaactttttacgcaactttcgtaatggatacgaaaaactcgcgtttttacgcaaaaatcgtattggtaacgaaaaattcgtacagaatccggaaaaatcgcaaaacatacgaaaaaatcgcaaagtaatcgcaaaatgttcgttttcaagtcggaacttttccaattcgggtcggattcgtgggttagtaaatcagccccttagtctactaaaaaatcatttaaacatttaataaccccaataggatcactttgccttcaataaggattaattttatctcagttgagatcaaatacaaggttctgtttttttactacagaaaaaaaggaaatcatttcaaaaaatgttaatcatttgattaaaatggagtctgtgggggaTAGCCTTcatgtaattcggagctttctagagcATTGAATGACTTTTCTCTTTGTTCCCTCCCCCCGTAGAGTCGAGATCAGAAGCTGATCGGGAACAGAACCAGAGCACAGAATTATGGCTCTATAGCGCTGGCACTCAACATCACCGCCACTCTGATAGTCTGCAGTTTCATTATTTTTCTAATTAGATATATTGGTGTTAGGTTGCGTTAACTGCTTTCTAAACTTCATTACTGTGACCAGAACTTCTCTTATTAACCCTTGGAACGCTGCAGAAGTCAAATCACCAAATCTTGCAGATAACAGCCTTGCTG
Encoded proteins:
- the LOC116410319 gene encoding dispanin subfamily A member 2b-like isoform X2, which produces METQGQERSDHLTRSEGILTSRTRHLSKNLIVLQALCNRTMADSYPVKKPSSSPARAPATELPVRDHLVWSIANTFCMNVCCLGLIAILFSVKSRDQKLIGNRTRAQNYGSIALALNITATLIVCSFIIFLIRYIGVRLR
- the LOC116410319 gene encoding interferon-induced transmembrane protein 1-like isoform X1; translated protein: METQGQERSDHLTRSEGILTSRTRHLSKNLIVLQALCNRTMADSYPVKKPSSSPARAPLFYSNHAIEPERVEMLQHQNIPGPHCQSTVMTISATELPVRDHLVWSIANTFCMNVCCLGLIAILFSVKSRDQKLIGNRTRAQNYGSIALALNITATLIVCSFIIFLIRYIGVRLR